From Callospermophilus lateralis isolate mCalLat2 chromosome 5, mCalLat2.hap1, whole genome shotgun sequence, a single genomic window includes:
- the LOC143399147 gene encoding F-box/LRR-repeat protein 21 isoform X2, with translation MNVSKAHFVSALTVVFVNSKSLSSIKIEDTPVDDPSLKILVANNSDTLRLLKMSSCPHVSSDGILCVADHCQGLKELALNYYILSDELLLALSSETHVNLEHLRIDVVSENPGQIEFHPIKKHSWDALIKHSPGVNVVMYFFLYEEEFEPFFKEETPVTHLYFGRSVSKAILGQIGLNCPRLIELVVCANGLQPLDNELICIAQHCKNLTALGLSECEVSCSAFVEFVRLCGRRLTHLSIMEEVLIPDDKYSLDDVHTEVSKYLGRVWFPDVMPIW, from the exons GCTCATTTTGTCTCAGCACTTACAGTTGTGTTTGTCAATTCAAAATCATTATCATCAATCAAAATCGAAGACACACCAGTGGATGATCCTTCATTGAAGATTCTTGTTGCCAATAACAGTGATACTCTAAGACTCCTAAAAATGAGTAGCTGTCCTCATGTTTCATCTGatg GAATCCTTTGTGTAGCTGACCATTGTCAAGGCCTTAAAGAGCTGGCGCTGAATTATTACATTCTAAGTGATGAACTTCTCCTGGCACTTTCGAGCGAGACTCATGTTAACCTTGAGCATCTTCGAATTGATGTTGTAAGTGAAAACCCTGGACAGATTGAATTTCATCCTATTAAAAAGCACAGTTGGGATGCACTTATTAAACACTCCCCTGGAGTTAATGTTGTTATGTACTTCTTTTTATATGAAGAAGAATTTGAGCCGTTCTTCAAAGAAGAAACCCCAGTTACTCACCTTTATTTTGGTCGTTCAGTAAGCAAAGCTATTCTAGGACAGATAGGTCTTAACTGCCCACGACTAATTGAGTTAGTGGTGTGTGCTAATGGTCTTCAGCCTCTTGATAATGAGCTTATCTGTATTGCCCAACACTGTAAAAATTTAACAGCTTTGGGCCTCAGTGAGTGTGAAGTTAGCTGCAGTGCATTCGTTGAGTTTGTCAGACTCTGTGGGAGAAGATTAACCCATCTCTCTATCATGGAAGAAGTTCTGATCCCTGATGACAAATATAGCCTCGATGACGTTCATACTGAAGTCTCAAAGTACCTGGGGAGAGTGTGGTTCCCTGATGTGATGCCTATCTGGTGA
- the Lect2 gene encoding leukocyte cell-derived chemotaxin-2 — translation MFSTRVLLSAALISTALAGPWANICAGKHSNEIRTCDSHGCGQYSAQRNQRPHQGVDVLCSDGSTVYAPFTGMIMGQEKPYKNKNAINNGVRLSGRGFCVKIFYIKPIKYKGSIKKGEKLGTLLPLQKVHPGIQSHIHIENCDLSDPTAYL, via the exons ATGTTTTCCACAAGGGTCCTCCTTTCAGCAGCTTTGATTTCCACTG CACTGGCTGGGCCATGGGCTAACATATGTGCAGGAAAGCATTCCAACGAGATCCGGACATGTGACAGCCACGGCTGTGGACAGTACTCTGCTCAAAG AAATCAGAGACCTCATCAGGGCGTGGATGTCCTGTGTTCTGATGGATCTAccgtgtatgcaccattcactggaaTGATCATGGGCCAGGAGAAaccttacaaaaacaaaaatgccaTTAATAATGGTGTTCGGCTCTCTGGAAGAG GTTTCTGTGTCAAAATTTTCTACATTAAGCCAATTAAGTATAAAGGTTCtatcaaaaaaggagaaaaactgggaactCTTTTGCCCCTGCAGAAAGTTCATCCTGGCATACAGTCACACATACACATTGAAAACTGTGACTTAAGTGATCCTACTGCATACCTGTAA